Proteins from a genomic interval of Anomalospiza imberbis isolate Cuckoo-Finch-1a 21T00152 chromosome 18, ASM3175350v1, whole genome shotgun sequence:
- the SEC14L2 gene encoding SEC14-like protein 2: MSGCVGDLSPQQAEVLAQFREKLQDVLPSLPSQDDYFLLKWLRARSFDLPKAEVMIRKHIEVRKHMDADNIIAWEPPEVIRKYMSGGLCGYDREGSPVRYEIIGPLDAKGLLFSVSKQDLIKNKFRDCELLRHECEQQSEKLGKKIEMVMMVYDCEGLGLKHLWKPAVDTYGEILSMFEENYPESLKRLFIVKAPKLFPVAYNLVKHFLSEDTRKKVVVLGSNWKEVLQKYIDPAQIPVEYGGTLTDPDGDPKCSSRINYGGDVPQHYYVRDQLAQKYEHSVVVNRGSSHQVEYEILFPGCVLRWQFRSEGADIGFGVYLKTKVGERQRAGDMTEVLPSQRYNAHMVPEDGSLTCSTPGIYVLRFDNTYSFLHSKKVSYSVEVLLPDTASAQQIQGESPNHSP; the protein is encoded by the exons ATGAGCGGCTGCGTCGGAGACCTGAGCCCGCAGCAGGCGGAGGTGCTGGCCCAG TTCCGGGAGAAGCTGCAGGACGTGCTGCCCTCCCTACCCTCCCAGGACGACTATTTCCTCCTGAAATGGCTGCGAG CACGCTCCTTCGACCTGCCCAAGGCAGAGGTGATGATCCGCAAG CACATCGAGGTCCGCAAGCACATGGATGCCGACAACATCATCGCCTGGGAGCCACCTGAG GTGATTCGGAAGTACATGTCTGGCGGGCTGTGCGGCTACGACCGGGAGGGCAGCCCGGTGCGGTACGAGATCATCGGGCCGCTGGACGCCAAGGGGCTGCTCTTCTCCGTCTCCAAGCAGGACCTGATCAAGAACAAGTTCCGAGACTGTGAACTGCTCCGGCACGAGTGTGAACAGCAGAGTGAAAAG CTGGGCAAGAAGATTGAGATGGTGATGATGGTGTACGACTGTGAGGGCCTGGGCCTGAAGCACCTCTGGAAGCCAGCTGTGGACACCTATGGGGAG ATCCTGTCCATGTTCGAGGAGAATTACCCTGAGTCCCTCAAGCGCCTCTTTATTGTGAAGG cccccaaGCTCTTCCCCGTGGCCTACAACCTGGTCAAGCACTTCCTGAGTGAGGACACGCGCAAGAAGGTCGTGGTGCTGGGAT CCAACTGGAAGGAGGTCCTGCAGAAGTACATCGACCCCGCGCAGATCCCGGTGGAGTACGGGGGGACACTGACGGACCCTGACGGGGACCCCAAGTGCTCCAGCAGG ATAAACTACGGGGGGGACGTGCCCCAGCATTACTACGTGCGGGACCAGCTGGCGCAGAAGTACGAACACTCGGTCGTGGTCAACCGGGGCTCGTCCCACCAGGTCGAGTACGAAATCCTCTTCCCTGGCTGCGTCCTCAG GTGGCAGTTCCGCTCCGAGGGCGCCGACATCGGCTTCGGGGTGTACCTGAAGACCAAGGTTGGGGAGCGGCAGCGGGCGGGCGACATGACCGAGGTGCTCCCCAGCCAGCGCTACAACGCACACATGGTGCCCGAGGACGGCTCCCTCACCTGCTCCACGCCCGGCATTT ATGTCCTGCGCTTCGACAACACCTACAGCTTCCTCCACTCCAAGAAGGTGAGCTACAGCgtggaggtgctgctgcccGACACCGCCTCGGCCCAGCAGATCCAGGGGGAGTCCCCCAACCAcagcccctga
- the MTFP1 gene encoding mitochondrial fission process protein 1 isoform X1 yields the protein MGPQEPDLYRDTWVRYLGYANEVGESFRPLVPVPVVWASYGVATAYVTADAIDKGRKAATVSATPSSPPILSIPAFPLTPVSPQAHAQDPTRVGVAVVDTFVWQSLASVAIPGFTINRLCAASLALLGSLTRWPLPVRRWTTTALGLAAIPLIITPIDRTVDFLMDSSLRKLYRTPGEPPTSH from the exons ATGGGGCCGCAGGAGCCCGACCTGTACCGGGACACGTGGGTCCGATACCTGG GTTACGCCAACGAGGTGGGCGAGTCCTTCCGCCCACTGGTGCCAGTGCCGGTGGTGTGGGCCAGCTACGGCGTGGCCACCGCCTACGTGACCGCCGACGCCATCGACAAGGGTCGGAAAGCCGCCACCGTGAGTGCCACACCCTCCTCACCCCCCAtcctctccatccctgcctTTCCACtgacccccgtgtccccccaggccCACGCGCAGGACCCCACACGCGTGGGGGTGGCCGTGGTGGACACCTTTGTGTGGCAGAGCCTGGCCTCGGTGGCCATCCCCGGCTTCACCATCAACCGTCTCTGCGCTGCCTCgctggccctgctgggctccctGACCCGCTGGCCCCTGCCCGTGCGCCGCTGgaccaccactgccctggggctggctgCCATCCCCCTCATCATCACCCCCATCGACAG gactGTGGATTTCCTGATGGATTCCAGCCTCCGCAAGCTTTACAGGACACCAGGAGAGCCCCCAACGTCCCACTGA
- the MTFP1 gene encoding mitochondrial fission process protein 1 isoform X2 → MGPQEPDLYRDTWVRYLGYANEVGESFRPLVPVPVVWASYGVATAYVTADAIDKGRKAATAHAQDPTRVGVAVVDTFVWQSLASVAIPGFTINRLCAASLALLGSLTRWPLPVRRWTTTALGLAAIPLIITPIDRTVDFLMDSSLRKLYRTPGEPPTSH, encoded by the exons ATGGGGCCGCAGGAGCCCGACCTGTACCGGGACACGTGGGTCCGATACCTGG GTTACGCCAACGAGGTGGGCGAGTCCTTCCGCCCACTGGTGCCAGTGCCGGTGGTGTGGGCCAGCTACGGCGTGGCCACCGCCTACGTGACCGCCGACGCCATCGACAAGGGTCGGAAAGCCGCCACC gccCACGCGCAGGACCCCACACGCGTGGGGGTGGCCGTGGTGGACACCTTTGTGTGGCAGAGCCTGGCCTCGGTGGCCATCCCCGGCTTCACCATCAACCGTCTCTGCGCTGCCTCgctggccctgctgggctccctGACCCGCTGGCCCCTGCCCGTGCGCCGCTGgaccaccactgccctggggctggctgCCATCCCCCTCATCATCACCCCCATCGACAG gactGTGGATTTCCTGATGGATTCCAGCCTCCGCAAGCTTTACAGGACACCAGGAGAGCCCCCAACGTCCCACTGA
- the LOC137485012 gene encoding uncharacterized protein isoform X1, which yields MGLCLLVLVCGAVLEVAGTTMAPVASESPGHTVTAPVMSSGMGTGRVPAHPHSEEPIMNFTLRLLDEDSSAAPEKLPVLSSGSMIHLEASVHFSPSISMKIHVDQCYGTTMEQPGHSRRVFMVVNSRGCLHGEKLGNVSVQHQRGESVLQLSILAPVMVSQQVYVHCLLMAWGQGRATRSCFYSHNTASWHNAEDPVRSTPCHCCDTGCPASATLCGDMPAFPGEGTLHQETVGPVLVQKEKLPWYEGEGHPNPGPCPQNPHSLC from the exons atggggctgtgctTGTTGGTGCTGgtgtgtggggctgtgctggaggtggCAG GGACCACCATGGCTCCAGTTGCCTCAGAGTCCCCTGGTCACACGGTGACAGCTCCAGTGATGTCCTcgggcatggggacagggagggttCCTGCTCACCCCCACTCTGAGGAGCCCATCATGAACTTCACCTTGAGGCTCCTGGATG AGGACTCCAGTGCCGCTCCAGAGAAGCTGCCAGTGCTCAGCTCTGGCTCTATGATTCACCTGGAAGCCAGTGTCCACTTCAGTCCCAGCATCTCCATGAAGATCCACGTGGATCAGTGCTACGGTACCACCATGGAGCAGCCAGGACACTCCAGGAGAGTCTTCATGGTGGTGAACAGCCGTGG GTGCCTGCATGGGGAGAAGCTGGGGAATGTGTCTGTCCAGCACCAGAGAGGGGAGTCTGTCCTCCAGCTCTCCATCCTGGCCCCTGTG ATGGTGTCTCAGCAGGTCTACGTGCACTGCTTGCTGATGGCATGGGGACAAGGACGTGCCACCAGGTCCTGCTTCTACAGCCACAACACGGCCAG ctggCACAACGCAGAGGACCCTGTCCGGAGTACCCCATGCCACTGCTGTGACACCGGTTGTCCTGCTTCTGCCACCCTCTGTGGAGACATGCCAG cattcccagGAGAGGGGACACTCCACCAGGAGACAGTTGGACCAGTGCTGGTGCAGAAGGAGAAACTGCCATGGTATGAAGGTGAGGGACACCCCAACCCTGGCCCGTGTCCCCAGAACCCCCACTCCTTGTGCTGA
- the LOC137485012 gene encoding uncharacterized protein isoform X2 has protein sequence MGLCLLVLVCGAVLEVAEDSSAAPEKLPVLSSGSMIHLEASVHFSPSISMKIHVDQCYGTTMEQPGHSRRVFMVVNSRGCLHGEKLGNVSVQHQRGESVLQLSILAPVMVSQQVYVHCLLMAWGQGRATRSCFYSHNTASWHNAEDPVRSTPCHCCDTGCPASATLCGDMPAFPGEGTLHQETVGPVLVQKEKLPWYEGEGHPNPGPCPQNPHSLC, from the exons atggggctgtgctTGTTGGTGCTGgtgtgtggggctgtgctggaggtggCAG AGGACTCCAGTGCCGCTCCAGAGAAGCTGCCAGTGCTCAGCTCTGGCTCTATGATTCACCTGGAAGCCAGTGTCCACTTCAGTCCCAGCATCTCCATGAAGATCCACGTGGATCAGTGCTACGGTACCACCATGGAGCAGCCAGGACACTCCAGGAGAGTCTTCATGGTGGTGAACAGCCGTGG GTGCCTGCATGGGGAGAAGCTGGGGAATGTGTCTGTCCAGCACCAGAGAGGGGAGTCTGTCCTCCAGCTCTCCATCCTGGCCCCTGTG ATGGTGTCTCAGCAGGTCTACGTGCACTGCTTGCTGATGGCATGGGGACAAGGACGTGCCACCAGGTCCTGCTTCTACAGCCACAACACGGCCAG ctggCACAACGCAGAGGACCCTGTCCGGAGTACCCCATGCCACTGCTGTGACACCGGTTGTCCTGCTTCTGCCACCCTCTGTGGAGACATGCCAG cattcccagGAGAGGGGACACTCCACCAGGAGACAGTTGGACCAGTGCTGGTGCAGAAGGAGAAACTGCCATGGTATGAAGGTGAGGGACACCCCAACCCTGGCCCGTGTCCCCAGAACCCCCACTCCTTGTGCTGA
- the GAL3ST1 gene encoding galactosylceramide sulfotransferase, whose amino-acid sequence MLWHGKPWRSMCKGLVLGTLLTSFMLLLYSYAVPPLQVSVTEIPIPFSCSSHLSPVQAPSPSNGTGSASGWSCRPKLNVMFMKTHKTASSTILNILFRFGEKHRLKFAFPNGRNDFYYPSFFERSQVQHYRPGVCFNIICNHMRFHYEEVRKLLPPDTTFVTVLRDPAYLFESSFHYFGPIIPLTWKITGEDKLNEFLRDPQHYYDPNGFNAHYLQNLLFFDFGYDSSMDANSPLVEEHIQEIDRRFHLVMLLEYFDESLVLLKDLLCWQLEDVLYFKLNARKGSTVSRLTPELYEQATAWNLIDAKLYRYFNATFWRKVEAYGRERMARDVAELQRENKKMTSICIDGGHAVDASAIQESSMQPWQPLGEKTILGYNLKKKISKKHQKLCRKMLTPEIQYLTDLGANLWITKLWSYVRDFLKW is encoded by the exons ATGCTGTGGCATGGGAAGCCCTGGAGGTCCATGTGCAAGGGGCTGGTCCTGGGGACCCTCCTGACCAGCTTCATGTTGCTGCTCTACTCCTACGCCGTCCCCCCGCTGCAAGTCAGCGTCACTGA GATCCCCATccccttctcctgctcctcccaCCTGTCCCCCGTCCAGGCTCCGTCCCCATCCAATGGCACGGGCAGCGCCTCCGGGTGGAGCTGCCGGCCCAAGCTCAACGTCATGTTCATGAAGACCCACAAGACCGCCAGCAGCACCATCCTCAACATCCTCTTCCGCTTTGGGGAGAAGCATCGCCTGAAATTCGCCTTCCCCAATGGCCGCAATGACTTCTACTACCCGTCCTTCTTCGAGCGCAGCCAGGTGCAGCACTACCGGCCCGGGGTGTGCTTCAACATCATCTGCAACCACATGCGCTTCCACTACGAGGAGGTGCGCAAGCTCCTGCCGCCCGACACCACCTTCGTGACGGTGCTGCGGGACCCCGCGTACCTCTTTGAGTCCTCCTTCCACTACTTCGGGCCCATCATCCCCCTCACCTGGAAGATCACGGGGGAGGATAAGCTGAACGAGTTCCTCCGGGACCCCCAGCACTACTACGACCCCAACGGGTTCAACGCTCACTACCTCCAAAACCTCCTTTTCTTCGACTTTGGCTACGACAGTAGCATGGACGCCAACAGCCCGCTGGTGGAGGAGCACATCCAGGAGATCGACCGCCGCTTCCACCTCGTCATGTTGCTTGAGTACTTTGATGAGTCACTGGTGCTGCTCAaggacctgctgtgctggcagctggaggATGTCCTCTACTTCAAGCTCAACGCCCGCAAGGGCTCCACGGTGTCCCGGTTGACCCCTGAGCTGTATGAGCAGGCGACCGCCTGGAACCTCATCGACGCCAAGCTCTACCGCTACTTCAATGCCACCTTTTGGCGCAAGGTGGAGGCCTACGGGAGGGAGAGGATGGCCAGGGACGTGGCCgagctgcagagggagaacAAGAAGATGACCAGCATCTGCATCGACGGGGGACACGCCGTGGACGCCAGCGCCATCCAGGAGTCCTCcatgcagccctggcagcccctgggGGAGAAGACCATCCTGGGGTACAACTTGAAGAAGAAGATCAGCAAGAAGCACCAGAAGCTGTGCCGCAAGATGCTGACGCCTGAAATCCAGTACCTGACTGACCTGGGGGCCAACCTCTGGATCACCAAGCTATGGAGCTACGTGCGAGACTTCCTCAAGTGGTAG